One Methanoculleus sp. SDB genomic region harbors:
- a CDS encoding rubrerythrin, producing MATEENAQEAFAGESQANRKYSVFSEKAGSEGFPNVAKIFRAASEAEAIHAKRLLFVLNMVGSTEQNLAGSVEGETHEFTTMYPRFISEAQAEKKTEAETVFTHAMKAERVHAGRYAAALEAVRAGKDIEFSALYLCPVCGNIELNKPPENCPICNVPGRMFREIV from the coding sequence ATGGCAACAGAAGAGAATGCACAGGAGGCATTTGCCGGAGAATCGCAGGCAAACAGGAAATATAGCGTTTTTTCAGAAAAAGCAGGTTCGGAAGGTTTCCCGAACGTGGCAAAGATTTTCAGGGCGGCGTCGGAGGCGGAAGCAATCCATGCAAAACGGCTTCTTTTTGTGCTGAATATGGTCGGCTCCACGGAACAGAACCTGGCGGGAAGTGTGGAGGGCGAGACGCACGAGTTTACCACGATGTACCCCCGATTCATTTCCGAGGCACAGGCAGAGAAGAAGACAGAAGCCGAAACGGTCTTTACCCATGCCATGAAGGCGGAACGGGTCCATGCCGGACGGTATGCAGCGGCCCTCGAAGCGGTTCGTGCGGGGAAGGACATTGAGTTTTCGGCACTCTATCTCTGCCCTGTCTGCGGAAATATCGAGCTCAACAAACCTCCCGAAAACTGCCCTATCTGCAATGTCCCCGGACGAATGTTCCGGGAAATTGTCTGA
- a CDS encoding glutaredoxin — protein sequence MPPVKVYTTKTCQYCRLVKAFLEKHDVPYEEIDVGDDRDAAREMVEMTGQFAVPVTVVDDEYVIGFDAKRLNELFGSESREGTFDMLIIGGGPAGLTAGMYAARKGLRAIIISENIGGQAVESWAIENYMGYRMITGGELIKKFEDQVRELNIHIELDSVRRVRKKEDGTFVVDTVSDQVFSGRTVIITSGVRPRWLGLENEERFIGHGESVCSTCDGPLFRGKNVAIVGGGNYALTTAIEMSAIAAEVYLIVRSSIRADPVYITPYESKSNIMTFKNYTVTALHGDALLSGVTIRERNTGEEKHLAVEGLFLAIGHDPNTGFLDGFLETNDMGEITIDINCHTSEPGVFAAGDVTSVRGKQVIIAAGDGAKAALEAYEYLMRQR from the coding sequence ATGCCACCGGTGAAGGTATATACGACCAAAACCTGCCAGTACTGCCGGCTTGTCAAGGCATTCCTCGAGAAGCATGACGTTCCCTACGAAGAGATCGACGTGGGCGACGATCGGGATGCGGCACGGGAAATGGTTGAAATGACAGGGCAGTTCGCGGTCCCGGTCACAGTTGTGGATGACGAGTATGTCATCGGATTCGACGCGAAACGCCTCAACGAACTCTTTGGATCCGAATCCCGCGAGGGGACGTTCGATATGCTGATCATCGGCGGCGGACCGGCAGGACTGACCGCAGGAATGTATGCCGCCCGGAAGGGTCTGCGTGCGATCATCATCAGTGAAAATATCGGCGGGCAGGCGGTGGAGAGCTGGGCTATTGAGAATTACATGGGATACCGCATGATCACCGGCGGGGAACTGATCAAAAAATTCGAGGATCAGGTCCGTGAACTGAATATTCATATCGAACTCGATAGTGTCCGGCGTGTCCGGAAAAAGGAAGACGGCACGTTCGTTGTCGATACCGTCTCGGACCAGGTATTTTCCGGAAGAACCGTGATCATCACGTCCGGTGTACGGCCCCGGTGGCTTGGGCTTGAGAACGAGGAGCGGTTTATCGGTCACGGGGAAAGTGTCTGTTCGACCTGTGACGGCCCGCTCTTCCGCGGGAAGAACGTGGCGATCGTGGGCGGGGGAAATTATGCCCTGACCACCGCAATCGAGATGAGCGCCATTGCGGCAGAGGTGTACCTGATCGTCAGAAGCTCAATCCGTGCCGATCCGGTCTATATCACGCCCTATGAGTCGAAAAGCAATATTATGACCTTTAAAAACTACACCGTAACCGCACTCCACGGCGATGCGCTGCTCTCCGGCGTGACAATCCGAGAACGGAATACGGGGGAGGAGAAGCACCTCGCCGTCGAAGGTCTCTTCCTCGCCATCGGCCACGATCCCAACACGGGCTTTCTGGATGGATTTTTGGAAACCAACGATATGGGTGAGATCACGATTGACATCAACTGCCATACCAGCGAACCGGGCGTCTTCGCGGCGGGCGATGTGACATCGGTCAGGGGAAAGCAGGTGATCATCGCGGCAGGAGACGGGGCGAAAGCGGCGCTCGAAGCCTATGAATACCTGATGCGGCAGAGATAG
- a CDS encoding flavoredoxin, whose product MKQSFGARTLLYPHPVLVIGSYDADGRADAMTAAWGGICSSDPPSVAVSVQKQRHTHANLMATKAFTISIPSAAQVREADYFGIASGKDTDKFADTGLTPVRSDHVNAPYVGEFPVVLECLLSRTVEIGVHTQFIGEILDVKIDESVIADDGKPDCSRIAPFAYDSFRREYVGMGAVLAPAFSAGLAFRK is encoded by the coding sequence ATGAAACAGTCGTTCGGTGCACGCACCCTGCTGTATCCGCATCCGGTCCTCGTCATCGGCAGTTACGATGCGGACGGCAGGGCTGATGCGATGACAGCGGCGTGGGGAGGCATCTGCTCCTCCGATCCTCCGTCGGTTGCGGTCTCGGTACAGAAACAGCGGCATACCCATGCAAACCTGATGGCGACAAAGGCCTTCACGATCAGCATACCCTCGGCGGCGCAGGTCCGCGAGGCAGATTACTTCGGCATTGCCTCCGGAAAGGACACGGACAAGTTTGCAGACACGGGGTTGACACCCGTCCGGAGCGACCACGTCAACGCGCCGTATGTGGGTGAGTTTCCGGTTGTGCTTGAGTGCCTTCTCTCCCGCACGGTGGAGATCGGCGTCCATACACAGTTCATCGGCGAAATCCTCGATGTGAAAATTGATGAGTCCGTGATTGCGGACGACGGTAAACCCGACTGCAGCCGGATTGCACCGTTTGCCTATGACTCGTTCAGGCGGGAATATGTCGGCATGGGAGCGGTGCTTGCGCCCGCGTTCTCAGCGGGCCTTGCATTCAGGAAATAG
- a CDS encoding succinate dehydrogenase gives MKKMTVRVSRFDPATDRKPHFETYTVSVHEGARVLHVLHAIHDTIDPGLSYRYCCEAGQCGSCSLRVNGEPVLACMQEAEDGMTIEPLNLPVIRDLTVEMEDVLARLAPFPAREDAGLPTKGEIEAVKPFRDCIECLSCVSECPAVDVASFLGPTAMCQEMRIALDPRASQDRIRKAIEEGLFTCTTCQRCRDVCPKNIEIPGKAIEKLRGIANRQGLTLPRHQDVARLVEETGRSVDRTKATFLEQVPEVIEPDGPVRGEVGFFVGCMYNGRLPDTALDMIEVMKRNGIRLIIPHDQVCCGSPLIRTGQTSVLPALKKRNIEAFSKRGITTVMTMCAGCGSTLKNDYDTPFTVKDVTEILTEYGIEPPASLDIRATYHDPCHLLRGQGISREPRDLLKKVVREFVEMPARCCGAGGGVRSGLPDQAAALGRQRDEEVKKTGADVIVTVCPFCEFHIAENTDRPVKNICTLLLEGYREKDRKSAAKNER, from the coding sequence ATGAAAAAGATGACGGTGCGGGTGTCCCGGTTCGATCCTGCAACCGACCGAAAACCGCATTTCGAGACCTATACCGTATCAGTGCACGAGGGTGCGCGGGTGCTGCATGTCCTGCACGCCATCCACGACACAATCGATCCGGGCCTGTCGTACCGGTACTGCTGCGAGGCCGGCCAGTGCGGCAGCTGTTCGCTCCGCGTCAACGGAGAGCCGGTACTCGCATGCATGCAGGAGGCGGAAGACGGCATGACAATCGAACCGCTGAACCTGCCGGTCATCAGGGACCTGACCGTCGAAATGGAGGATGTACTCGCCCGTCTCGCCCCCTTCCCGGCACGGGAGGATGCGGGACTTCCCACGAAAGGGGAGATCGAGGCGGTGAAACCGTTTCGCGACTGTATCGAATGCCTCAGTTGCGTCTCGGAATGCCCTGCCGTTGATGTGGCTTCATTTCTCGGACCGACCGCCATGTGCCAGGAGATGCGGATAGCCCTCGACCCGCGGGCCAGCCAGGACAGGATACGGAAAGCAATTGAGGAGGGGCTTTTCACCTGCACGACGTGCCAGCGGTGCCGGGATGTCTGCCCGAAAAATATCGAGATCCCCGGCAAAGCAATCGAAAAACTCCGCGGGATTGCAAACCGGCAGGGCCTCACCCTCCCCCGCCACCAGGACGTCGCCCGGCTCGTCGAGGAGACGGGACGGAGTGTCGACCGCACAAAAGCCACCTTCCTCGAACAGGTACCCGAAGTCATCGAACCGGACGGCCCCGTTCGCGGCGAGGTGGGATTCTTTGTCGGCTGCATGTACAACGGACGGCTTCCCGATACCGCTCTTGACATGATCGAAGTGATGAAGAGAAACGGCATCAGGCTCATCATCCCGCACGATCAGGTCTGCTGCGGGTCGCCCCTGATCCGTACCGGCCAGACGTCGGTGCTCCCCGCCCTTAAAAAGCGCAATATCGAGGCGTTTTCAAAGAGGGGGATCACCACCGTCATGACCATGTGTGCAGGGTGCGGCTCGACGCTGAAAAACGACTACGATACTCCGTTCACGGTAAAGGACGTCACGGAAATCCTCACCGAATACGGCATCGAACCACCCGCGTCACTCGACATCCGGGCCACCTACCATGATCCCTGCCACCTTCTCCGGGGACAGGGAATATCCCGGGAGCCCCGTGACCTCCTGAAAAAAGTGGTGCGGGAATTTGTCGAGATGCCGGCGCGGTGCTGCGGCGCCGGGGGCGGGGTCAGGTCGGGGCTTCCGGATCAGGCGGCCGCTCTCGGCAGGCAGCGCGATGAGGAGGTTAAAAAGACAGGCGCGGACGTCATTGTCACCGTCTGCCCGTTCTGCGAATTCCACATCGCCGAAAATACGGATCGTCCCGTGAAAAACATCTGCACCCTCCTCTTGGAGGGATACCGCGAGAAAGACCGGAAAAGCGCCGCAAAAAATGAGAGGTGA
- the sdhA gene encoding succinate dehydrogenase (part of four member succinate dehydrogenase enzyme complex that forms a trimeric complex (trimer of tetramers); SdhA/B are the catalytic subcomplex and can exhibit succinate dehydrogenase activity in the absence of SdhC/D which are the membrane components and form cytochrome b556; SdhC binds ubiquinone; oxidizes succinate to fumarate while reducing ubiquinone to ubiquinol) has translation MHADDVVNCHVLVIGSGGAGARAALEASRYGETVLVSRTLTGKGGCTTMAEGGYNAVLRELDSCPMHVEDTLRGGAFLNDPLLVDVLVQEAPDRMADLIAWGAVFDVTDDREIAQRPFGGQRFPRTCYAGDRTGHEMIATLVERLRGSGVRQLQDTAVIELLKDGDRVAGAAMLDRNGDLLICRADAVVLATGGGTRVYDISTNCAAGTGDGFALGYRAGAELIDMEMVQFHPTGAVYPYDARGRLITEAVRGEGGVLLNRDGERFMARYDPERMELSTRDVVSRSIATEILEGRGTPHGGVYLDVSHLPARTIEERLPVMLEQFLAFGVDIRKEPMEVAPTAHHIMGGLRISPEGHTTLPGLYACGEVTGGVHGANRLGGNALADTQVFGKRAGESAGKEAIRSGTVDRARVEELRAHLDGYYGGTAAPAVIVARLRQAMWEGAGIFRTEKSLAETGRVIDELAALTPRAAGAQNTLECRTVENMLVLSRLIVQGALLRPESRGAHLRKDIVQDWTPEQSPYVHTYQSLSRAGIETREVAA, from the coding sequence ATGCATGCAGATGACGTGGTAAACTGCCATGTGCTCGTCATCGGAAGCGGCGGTGCAGGAGCACGTGCCGCCCTCGAAGCGTCGCGCTATGGCGAAACAGTGCTGGTATCGAGAACGTTGACCGGGAAGGGGGGATGCACCACCATGGCAGAGGGCGGATACAATGCGGTGCTCCGGGAACTCGATTCCTGCCCGATGCATGTTGAGGATACGCTTCGCGGCGGAGCGTTCCTCAACGATCCTCTCCTTGTTGACGTCCTCGTACAGGAGGCTCCCGACCGGATGGCGGACCTGATCGCGTGGGGCGCCGTCTTCGACGTGACAGATGATCGCGAGATTGCCCAGAGGCCCTTCGGCGGGCAGCGGTTTCCCCGGACATGCTACGCGGGCGACCGGACGGGCCATGAAATGATAGCAACACTTGTCGAACGCCTCAGGGGATCCGGTGTCAGACAGCTGCAGGATACGGCGGTCATCGAGCTCCTGAAGGACGGGGATCGCGTGGCGGGTGCGGCGATGCTCGACAGGAACGGCGACCTTCTCATCTGCCGGGCCGATGCAGTTGTGCTCGCCACGGGCGGCGGGACACGTGTTTACGACATCTCCACCAACTGTGCCGCCGGAACAGGCGACGGATTCGCCCTCGGTTACCGGGCTGGTGCCGAACTGATCGATATGGAAATGGTGCAGTTCCACCCGACCGGTGCGGTCTACCCGTATGATGCCCGGGGCCGCCTGATCACCGAAGCGGTACGGGGCGAGGGCGGGGTGCTCCTGAACCGGGACGGAGAACGTTTCATGGCGCGGTACGATCCCGAACGGATGGAGCTTTCCACCCGCGACGTCGTCTCCCGATCCATCGCGACCGAGATCCTGGAGGGCCGCGGTACCCCGCATGGCGGAGTCTATCTGGATGTGAGCCACCTGCCGGCCCGCACAATCGAGGAGCGCCTTCCCGTCATGCTCGAGCAGTTCCTTGCGTTCGGGGTGGATATCAGGAAAGAACCGATGGAAGTGGCGCCGACCGCTCATCATATCATGGGCGGCCTCCGCATCTCGCCGGAGGGGCACACGACCCTGCCGGGACTGTATGCCTGCGGGGAAGTGACCGGCGGCGTCCACGGGGCAAACCGCCTTGGCGGGAACGCCCTTGCAGACACCCAGGTATTCGGAAAAAGGGCCGGAGAGAGTGCAGGAAAGGAAGCGATCCGGAGCGGGACCGTCGACCGGGCCCGGGTAGAGGAGCTCCGGGCACACCTCGATGGTTATTACGGGGGAACAGCTGCACCGGCCGTGATTGTCGCGCGGCTGCGGCAGGCAATGTGGGAAGGGGCCGGTATCTTCAGGACGGAAAAATCGCTTGCAGAGACCGGGCGGGTGATCGACGAACTGGCGGCCCTCACTCCCCGAGCTGCGGGTGCGCAAAACACCCTCGAGTGCCGGACCGTTGAAAACATGCTCGTGCTCTCCCGCCTGATTGTGCAGGGGGCGCTCCTCCGGCCGGAATCCCGCGGAGCCCACCTCCGAAAAGATATCGTTCAGGACTGGACGCCCGAACAATCGCCCTATGTGCACACCTACCAGTCGCTCTCCCGTGCCGGCATTGAAACCCGCGAGGTGGCGGCATGA
- a CDS encoding aspartate kinase (catalyzes the formation of 4-phospho-L-aspartate from L-aspartate and ATP): protein MKFGGTSVADETCISRVVDILDHYHKAGNEIAVVVSAMSGVTDELIAIAAEVIESQGEPPIDPFIQSFRSRHRKVVSAVAPSQADDVLAVIDERLSNLRNILNAVHTLRELTPRSKDYIVSFGERLSALIVSAAIRERGIASMAFNGCEAGIVTTPQHGCAQALTESEQHIRSRIAPLLVDSMPVIMGYMGCTKEGIVTTLGRSGSDYSAAVVGAAIDADEIWIWTDVDGVMTADPRIISDARVLPGVSYLEAMELSYFGAKVLHPRSIEPAMQKDILVRVKNTFNPSHEGSCVFRTEHCDRRVVKAISYIEKVSLINISGAQMIGRPGVAKAIFTALADSNVNVMLISQGSSEANISLIVDDDHLITAMEALSGVQKNGYVRDVFYDRNVIAVAVVGSGMAGTPGISGRIFTALGKAGVNVMMISQGSSEVNVSFVVRSGDGPVALRVLHDEFRLSEEHDDEPYLS from the coding sequence ATGAAATTTGGCGGCACTTCGGTTGCCGATGAAACCTGCATCAGCCGGGTTGTTGATATACTGGACCATTATCATAAGGCAGGCAACGAAATTGCCGTTGTCGTATCGGCAATGTCCGGTGTTACGGATGAACTGATAGCGATTGCAGCGGAGGTCATCGAGTCACAGGGTGAACCGCCGATCGATCCCTTCATCCAGTCGTTTCGGAGCAGGCACCGGAAGGTGGTCAGTGCCGTCGCACCGAGCCAGGCGGATGACGTACTGGCGGTCATTGACGAAAGGCTGTCAAACCTCCGGAATATCCTCAATGCCGTGCATACGCTCCGGGAGCTGACGCCGCGGTCGAAGGACTACATTGTCTCCTTCGGAGAGCGGCTCTCCGCCCTCATCGTCAGTGCCGCGATTCGCGAACGGGGTATCGCGTCCATGGCATTCAACGGCTGCGAGGCAGGGATTGTCACGACCCCGCAGCACGGCTGCGCCCAGGCTCTCACGGAGAGCGAACAGCATATCAGGAGCCGGATAGCACCGCTGCTTGTCGATTCGATGCCTGTGATCATGGGATATATGGGATGCACCAAGGAGGGGATTGTCACGACTCTCGGACGAAGCGGCTCCGACTACTCTGCCGCTGTTGTCGGTGCGGCGATTGATGCGGACGAGATATGGATCTGGACGGATGTCGACGGCGTGATGACCGCAGATCCGCGCATCATCTCCGATGCCCGTGTCCTTCCCGGCGTATCGTACCTCGAGGCGATGGAACTCTCATATTTCGGCGCGAAGGTGCTTCATCCCCGGTCTATCGAGCCCGCAATGCAGAAGGACATCCTTGTCCGGGTCAAAAACACCTTTAATCCCTCGCATGAGGGGAGCTGTGTGTTTCGGACGGAACACTGTGACCGCAGGGTGGTAAAGGCCATTTCGTACATCGAAAAGGTATCCTTAATCAACATCAGCGGAGCCCAGATGATCGGCAGGCCGGGCGTCGCAAAAGCGATCTTCACCGCTCTCGCGGACAGCAATGTGAATGTCATGCTCATCTCACAGGGTTCGTCGGAAGCAAATATCTCCCTTATCGTTGACGATGATCACCTCATAACCGCAATGGAAGCGCTGTCCGGCGTGCAGAAGAACGGGTATGTGCGGGATGTGTTCTATGACCGGAACGTCATTGCCGTCGCCGTCGTCGGCTCGGGAATGGCAGGAACACCCGGCATTTCAGGCAGGATATTTACGGCGCTCGGGAAAGCCGGCGTGAATGTGATGATGATTTCGCAGGGTTCTTCCGAGGTCAATGTCTCGTTTGTCGTCCGTTCGGGCGACGGGCCGGTTGCCCTGCGTGTCCTGCACGATGAATTCAGGCTTTCTGAGGAGCATGACGATGAACCATACCTATCGTGA
- a CDS encoding phosphoribosylaminoimidazole synthetase: MTMNHTYREAGVDITLEAAAVRALVDRLTYRRRGDYPMYSAVGHFAGLIEFGDHVLALATDGVGTKMLIADALGDWTTVGIDCIAMNVNDLYVMNVEPVAFVDYIATDVLSVEKMEQIGTGLNAGAEMANLSLVGGETATLTGLVNGLDLAGTCLGIQEKSRVVTGDRIQNGDLIVGVPSSGVHSNGLTLARRLVELYADYHDRMPFGTTLGQALLTPTRIYSEALRVAAACDVHGMCHITGGGLLNLKRLGEFGFSIETPLDVPPIFTWMREVGSIDEDEMFRTFNMGMGYVYIVPESSISCVLREIPDARVVGSVGGSPGVRLQGTEI, from the coding sequence ATGACGATGAACCATACCTATCGTGAGGCCGGCGTCGACATAACCCTCGAGGCGGCTGCAGTCCGTGCCCTTGTGGATCGGCTGACGTACCGGCGGCGCGGAGACTACCCCATGTACAGCGCCGTCGGGCACTTTGCTGGCCTTATCGAATTCGGGGACCATGTTCTCGCACTGGCAACGGACGGTGTCGGCACGAAGATGCTCATTGCCGATGCTCTCGGCGACTGGACCACCGTCGGGATCGACTGTATTGCGATGAATGTCAATGATCTCTATGTGATGAATGTCGAGCCCGTCGCATTTGTGGATTATATTGCCACCGACGTGCTCTCCGTTGAAAAAATGGAGCAGATAGGTACCGGCCTCAACGCCGGTGCGGAAATGGCGAACCTGAGCCTTGTCGGCGGTGAAACGGCCACGCTCACGGGCCTTGTCAACGGTCTTGATCTGGCCGGCACCTGTCTCGGCATCCAGGAGAAATCGCGGGTCGTCACCGGCGACCGCATTCAGAACGGCGATCTCATCGTGGGCGTGCCGTCGAGCGGCGTGCACAGCAACGGTCTTACGCTCGCCCGGCGACTCGTGGAACTGTATGCGGATTACCACGACCGGATGCCGTTCGGCACGACCCTCGGACAGGCACTCCTCACACCGACACGGATTTACTCGGAGGCGCTCAGGGTGGCGGCGGCGTGCGACGTGCACGGGATGTGCCACATCACGGGCGGCGGGCTCCTGAACCTGAAAAGGCTGGGGGAATTTGGTTTTTCAATCGAAACACCGCTTGATGTTCCGCCGATATTTACTTGGATGCGGGAAGTGGGTTCGATCGATGAGGATGAGATGTTCCGCACGTTCAATATGGGCATGGGATACGTGTATATTGTGCCTGAATCGAGCATCTCCTGCGTGCTCCGGGAAATTCCGGATGCCCGCGTCGTCGGCAGCGTAGGCGGATCACCCGGTGTCCGGCTGCAGGGAACAGAGATTTAA
- a CDS encoding RNA-binding protein: MAGLSIKKRHTIRKSDVTKLYKRLEDEIGDAASLFRSERVEMVETASAFTLYLIDRKPLLMEYGGWVFPTLRGAIDRPFSERHIEVDMGAVAFMVKGADVMRPGIVAFSDDIIAGSPVVITEERHKKPLSIGIALYDSAALRGMDRGKAVQNLHYVGDDIWSLEL, translated from the coding sequence TTGGCTGGACTTTCCATAAAAAAACGCCACACAATACGAAAATCTGATGTTACGAAGCTTTACAAACGTCTCGAAGACGAGATCGGCGATGCGGCCTCCCTCTTCCGCTCGGAACGGGTCGAGATGGTCGAGACAGCGTCTGCGTTCACCCTGTACCTGATCGACCGGAAACCCCTTCTCATGGAGTACGGCGGGTGGGTTTTTCCGACGCTCCGGGGCGCGATCGACCGCCCGTTTTCCGAGCGCCATATCGAGGTCGACATGGGAGCCGTCGCATTCATGGTGAAGGGTGCGGATGTCATGCGGCCCGGGATCGTCGCCTTCTCCGATGACATTATAGCCGGTTCTCCGGTCGTAATCACCGAAGAACGCCATAAAAAACCGCTTTCGATCGGCATCGCACTGTACGATTCCGCCGCATTACGCGGTATGGACAGGGGAAAAGCGGTGCAGAATCTTCATTACGTTGGCGATGACATCTGGAGCCTCGAACTCTAG
- a CDS encoding RNA-binding protein: MTRRPLEILDQALNRQPVIVSLKGGREIRGILQGYDVHMNLVLDNAEEEINGKIQKHGTLIVRGDNVIYLSPSVE; this comes from the coding sequence ATGACCAGAAGACCGTTGGAAATTTTGGATCAGGCGCTCAACCGGCAACCTGTCATTGTCAGCCTGAAAGGCGGCAGGGAAATTCGTGGAATTCTGCAGGGGTATGATGTCCACATGAATCTCGTCCTCGATAATGCTGAAGAAGAGATCAACGGAAAGATTCAGAAACATGGAACCCTCATCGTCCGCGGGGACAACGTGATTTATCTCTCTCCCTCAGTAGAGTAA